One Streptomyces mobaraensis NBRC 13819 = DSM 40847 DNA segment encodes these proteins:
- the coaBC gene encoding bifunctional phosphopantothenoylcysteine decarboxylase/phosphopantothenate--cysteine ligase CoaBC has product MDKPKVVLGVSGGIAAYKACELLRRLTESGHDVRVVPTASALHFVGEATWSALSGRPAGTEVWESVHEVPHVRIGQEADLVVVAPCTADMLAKAAHGLADDLLTNTLLTARCPVVFVPAMHTEMWENQATQENVATLRRRGAVVVEPAVGRLTGVDTGKGRFPDPAEIFEICRRVLARGAEGRDLAGRHVVISAGGTREPLDPVRYLGNRSSGRQGYALARTAVARGARVTLVAANSELPDPAGADVVRVGTAVQLREAVLKAAADADAVVMAAAVADFRPAHYAPGKIKKRDGEEPAPVELVRNPDVLAELSADRARPGQVVVGFAAETDEVLANGRAKLARKGCDLLVVNEVGEGRTFGSTENEAVVLSADGGETPVPHGPKEDLADVVWDLVADRLT; this is encoded by the coding sequence ATGGACAAGCCCAAGGTCGTGCTGGGGGTCAGCGGCGGGATCGCCGCCTACAAGGCGTGTGAGCTGCTGCGCCGGCTCACCGAGTCGGGCCACGACGTACGCGTCGTCCCGACGGCCTCGGCGCTGCACTTCGTCGGGGAGGCCACCTGGTCCGCGCTCTCCGGGCGCCCGGCCGGCACCGAGGTGTGGGAGAGCGTCCACGAGGTGCCGCACGTGCGGATCGGCCAGGAGGCCGACCTCGTCGTGGTCGCCCCCTGTACCGCCGACATGCTGGCCAAGGCCGCCCACGGGCTGGCCGACGACCTGCTGACCAACACCCTCCTCACCGCCCGCTGCCCGGTGGTCTTCGTGCCCGCCATGCACACCGAGATGTGGGAGAACCAGGCCACCCAGGAGAACGTGGCCACCCTCCGCCGCCGGGGCGCCGTCGTCGTCGAGCCCGCCGTCGGCCGGCTGACCGGCGTGGACACCGGCAAGGGCCGCTTCCCCGACCCGGCCGAGATCTTCGAGATCTGCCGCCGGGTGCTGGCCCGTGGCGCCGAAGGGCGGGACCTGGCCGGCCGGCACGTGGTGATCAGCGCCGGCGGCACCCGCGAGCCCCTGGACCCGGTGCGCTACCTCGGCAACCGCTCCTCCGGCCGGCAGGGCTACGCCCTGGCCAGGACCGCCGTCGCGCGCGGTGCCCGGGTCACGCTGGTGGCGGCCAACAGCGAGCTGCCCGACCCGGCCGGGGCCGACGTGGTGCGGGTGGGCACGGCGGTGCAGCTGCGGGAGGCGGTACTCAAGGCCGCGGCCGACGCGGACGCCGTGGTGATGGCCGCCGCGGTCGCCGACTTCCGGCCCGCGCACTACGCCCCCGGCAAGATCAAGAAGCGGGACGGCGAGGAGCCCGCGCCCGTCGAGCTGGTCCGCAACCCGGACGTCCTCGCCGAGCTGTCGGCGGACCGGGCCCGGCCCGGGCAGGTCGTCGTGGGCTTCGCGGCCGAGACGGACGAGGTGCTGGCCAACGGCCGCGCCAAGCTCGCGCGCAAGGGCTGCGACCTCCTCGTGGTCAACGAGGTGGGGGAGGGCCGGACCTTCGGCTCGACGGAGAACGAGGCCGTCGTCCTCTCCGCCGACGGCGGTGAGACCCCCGTCCCGCACGGCCCCAAGGAGGATCTGGCGGACGTTGTCTGGGACCTGGTCGCCGACCGTCTGACATAA
- the rpoZ gene encoding DNA-directed RNA polymerase subunit omega — protein sequence MSSSITAPEGIINPPIDELLEATDSKYSLVIYAAKRARQINAYYSQLGEGLLEYVGPLVDTHVHEKPLSIALREINAGLLTSEAIEAPAQ from the coding sequence GTGTCCTCTTCCATCACCGCGCCCGAGGGCATCATCAACCCGCCGATTGATGAGCTGCTCGAAGCGACCGACTCGAAGTACAGCCTGGTGATCTACGCCGCCAAGCGCGCGCGCCAGATCAACGCGTACTACTCGCAGCTCGGCGAGGGCCTGCTGGAGTACGTCGGTCCGCTGGTGGACACCCACGTCCACGAGAAGCCGCTCTCCATCGCGCTCCGCGAGATCAACGCGGGTCTGCTCACCTCCGAGGCCATCGAGGCCCCGGCGCAGTAG
- the gmk gene encoding guanylate kinase, with product MSTAVSRGTTPVPPARRPRLTVLSGPSGVGKSTVVAHMRKAHPEVWLSVSCTTRKPRPGEREGVQYFFVDDTEFDKLVANGELLEWAEFAGNRYGTPRQAVLDRLEAGEPVLLEIDLQGARQVRASMEDAQLVFLAPPSWDELVRRLTGRGTESPEVIERRLAAARTELAAESEFDTTLVNTSVEDVARELLALLR from the coding sequence ATGAGTACTGCAGTCTCCCGGGGGACGACCCCCGTCCCCCCGGCCAGACGTCCGCGGCTGACCGTGCTCTCCGGTCCCTCCGGGGTCGGCAAGAGCACGGTCGTCGCCCACATGCGCAAGGCCCACCCCGAGGTGTGGCTCTCGGTGTCCTGCACCACCCGCAAGCCGCGCCCCGGTGAGCGGGAGGGTGTCCAGTACTTCTTCGTCGACGACACGGAGTTCGACAAGCTCGTCGCCAACGGAGAGCTGCTGGAGTGGGCCGAGTTCGCCGGCAACCGGTACGGCACGCCGCGTCAGGCGGTCCTGGACCGCCTGGAGGCCGGCGAGCCGGTACTGCTGGAGATCGACCTCCAGGGCGCCCGGCAGGTCCGCGCGTCCATGGAGGACGCCCAGCTGGTCTTCCTCGCGCCGCCGAGCTGGGACGAGCTGGTCCGCCGGCTCACCGGCCGGGGCACCGAGTCGCCCGAGGTCATCGAGCGGCGGCTGGCCGCGGCCCGCACCGAGCTGGCGGCGGAGTCGGAGTTCGACACCACCCTGGTCAACACCTCCGTCGAGGACGTCGCGCGGGAGCTGCTAGCCTTGCTCCGATGA
- the mihF gene encoding integration host factor, actinobacterial type: MALPPLTPEQRAAALEKAAAARRARAEVKNRLKHSGASLHDVIKQGQEDDVIGKMKVSALLESLPGVGKVRAKQIMERLGISESRRVRGLGTNQIAALEREFGSTAA, encoded by the coding sequence GTGGCTCTTCCGCCCCTTACCCCTGAACAGCGCGCAGCCGCGCTCGAAAAGGCCGCCGCGGCTCGCCGGGCCCGCGCCGAGGTCAAGAATCGGCTCAAGCACTCCGGCGCCTCGCTGCACGACGTGATCAAGCAGGGCCAGGAGGATGACGTCATCGGCAAGATGAAGGTCAGCGCCCTCCTGGAGAGCCTGCCCGGCGTGGGCAAGGTCCGCGCCAAGCAGATCATGGAGCGGCTCGGGATCTCCGAGAGCCGCCGTGTCCGCGGGCTCGGTACGAACCAGATCGCGGCTCTTGAGCGGGAGTTCGGCAGCACCGCGGCCTGA
- the pyrF gene encoding orotidine-5'-phosphate decarboxylase encodes MPPLEPFGARLRRAMDERGPLCVGIDPHAALLSAWGLGDDIAGLERFARTTVEALADRVAVLKPQSAFFERFGSRGIAVLERAVADARAAGALVLMDAKRGDIGSTMAAYAETYLDPAAPLFSDAVTVSPYLGYGALRPALDLARASGTGVFVLALTSNPEGAEVQHALRADGRSVAATMLDHLRAENADAAPMGSFGAVVGATLAGGLTAAGVDPAIGGPLLAPGIGAQGATAADLPKVFGAAVRDVVPNVSRGVLRHGPDVSALRESAARFADEVREAVGTG; translated from the coding sequence GTGCCGCCCCTGGAGCCCTTCGGCGCCCGCCTGCGCCGCGCCATGGACGAGCGCGGCCCGCTCTGCGTCGGCATCGACCCGCACGCCGCCCTGCTCTCCGCCTGGGGCCTCGGCGACGACATCGCGGGCCTGGAGCGGTTCGCCCGCACCACCGTGGAGGCGCTGGCCGACCGGGTGGCCGTCCTCAAGCCCCAGTCCGCCTTCTTCGAGCGCTTCGGCTCGCGCGGCATCGCCGTCCTGGAGCGGGCCGTCGCCGACGCCCGCGCGGCCGGCGCCCTGGTGCTGATGGACGCCAAGCGCGGCGACATCGGCTCCACCATGGCCGCCTACGCCGAGACCTACCTCGACCCCGCCGCGCCGCTCTTCTCCGACGCGGTCACCGTCAGCCCGTACCTCGGCTACGGCGCCCTGCGCCCCGCCCTGGACCTGGCCCGCGCGAGCGGCACCGGCGTCTTCGTCCTCGCCCTCACCTCCAACCCGGAGGGCGCCGAGGTGCAGCACGCGCTCCGCGCGGACGGGCGGAGCGTCGCCGCGACGATGCTGGACCACCTGCGCGCCGAGAACGCCGACGCCGCCCCGATGGGCTCCTTCGGCGCGGTCGTCGGGGCCACGCTGGCCGGCGGGCTCACCGCGGCCGGCGTCGATCCGGCCATCGGCGGCCCGCTGCTCGCCCCCGGCATCGGCGCCCAGGGCGCCACCGCCGCGGACCTGCCGAAGGTCTTCGGCGCGGCGGTCCGGGACGTCGTCCCCAACGTGAGCCGGGGCGTGCTCCGGCACGGACCCGACGTCAGCGCCCTGCGGGAGAGCGCGGCGCGGTTCGCGGACGAGGTGCGGGAGGCGGTCGGCACCGGCTGA
- a CDS encoding quinone-dependent dihydroorotate dehydrogenase, with product MYRFFFRLVFRRMDPEQAHHLAFAWIRLAARIPVLRTFAAAVLAPRHKELRTEALGLRMHGPFGLAAGFDKNAAAIDGMAMLGFDHVEIGTVTAQPQPGNPKKRLFRLVADRALINRMGFNNDGSAAVARRLAERTAGKPAFRTTVGVNIGKTKIVPEAEAVADYVTSTERLAAHADYLVVNVSSPNTPGLRNLQATEALRPLLTAVREAADRTVTDRRVPLLVKIAPDLADEDVDAVADLAVELGLDGIIATNTTIAREGLGLRTPQRTVEAIGAGGLSGAPLKQRSLEVLRRLYARVGDRITLVGVGGVETADDVWERILAGATLVQGYSAFIYEGPFWCRAIHRGLAERLAASPYATLADAVGAEHRKVTA from the coding sequence ATGTACCGATTCTTCTTCCGGCTGGTCTTCCGCCGCATGGACCCCGAGCAGGCCCACCACCTGGCCTTCGCCTGGATCCGCCTGGCCGCCCGGATCCCCGTCCTGCGCACCTTCGCCGCCGCCGTCCTCGCCCCCCGCCACAAGGAGCTGCGCACCGAGGCCCTGGGCCTGCGGATGCACGGCCCCTTCGGCCTCGCCGCCGGCTTCGACAAGAACGCCGCCGCCATCGACGGCATGGCCATGCTCGGCTTCGACCACGTCGAGATCGGCACCGTCACCGCCCAGCCGCAGCCCGGCAACCCCAAGAAGCGGCTGTTCCGCCTGGTCGCCGACCGTGCGCTGATCAACCGCATGGGCTTCAACAACGACGGCTCGGCCGCCGTCGCCCGCCGCCTGGCCGAGCGGACCGCCGGGAAGCCTGCTTTCCGTACCACCGTCGGTGTCAACATCGGCAAGACGAAGATCGTCCCCGAGGCGGAGGCCGTCGCCGACTACGTCACCTCCACCGAGCGGCTGGCCGCCCACGCCGACTACCTGGTCGTCAACGTCTCCTCGCCCAACACCCCCGGGCTCCGGAACCTCCAGGCCACCGAGGCGCTCCGCCCGCTGCTCACCGCCGTCCGCGAGGCCGCCGACCGCACCGTCACCGACCGGCGCGTCCCGCTGCTGGTGAAGATCGCCCCCGACCTCGCCGACGAGGACGTGGACGCCGTCGCCGACCTCGCCGTCGAGCTCGGCCTGGACGGCATCATCGCCACCAACACCACCATCGCCCGCGAGGGCCTCGGACTGCGCACCCCGCAGCGCACGGTCGAGGCCATCGGCGCGGGCGGCCTCTCGGGCGCCCCCCTCAAGCAGCGCTCGCTGGAGGTCCTGCGCCGGCTGTACGCCCGCGTCGGCGACCGGATCACCCTCGTGGGCGTGGGCGGCGTCGAGACCGCCGACGACGTCTGGGAGCGCATCCTGGCCGGCGCCACCCTGGTCCAGGGCTACAGCGCCTTCATCTACGAGGGCCCCTTCTGGTGCCGCGCGATCCACCGCGGCCTCGCCGAGCGGCTGGCCGCCAGCCCCTACGCCACCCTCGCCGACGCGGTCGGCGCCGAGCACCGGAAGGTGACCGCGTGA
- the carB gene encoding carbamoyl-phosphate synthase large subunit — protein MPKRTDIQSVLVIGSGPIVIGQAAEFDYSGTQACRVLKAEGLRVILVNSNPATIMTDPEIADATYVEPITPEFVERIIAKERPDALLPTLGGQTALNTAISLHEAGTLEKYDVELIGANVEAIHKGEDREQFKAVVEAVHARIGHGESARSVICHTMDEVLAGVETLGGYPVVVRPSFTMGGAGSGFAHDEDELRRIAGQGLALSPTTEVLLEESILGWKEYELELMRDKNDNVVVVCSIENFDPMGVHTGDSITVAPAMTLTDREYQVLRDIGIEVIREVGVDTGGCNIQFAVNPEDGRVIVIEMNPRVSRSSALASKATGFPIAKIAARLAVGYTLDEIPNDITEQTPASFEPTLDYVVVKAPRFAFEKFPAADATLTTTMKSVGEAMAIGRNFTEALQKALRSLEKKGSQFDFVSAPGDKTALLAKAAVPTDGRINTVMAAIRAGATQAEVFAATRIDPWFVDQLFLLHEVAQELAEAGTLEPELLAEAKRHGFSDVQIAAIRGTDEKVVREVRHSLGVRPVYKTVDTCAAEFAAKTPYFYSSYDEETEVAPREKPAVIILGSGPNRIGQGIEFDYSCVHASFALSDAGYETVMVNCNPETVSTDYDTSDRLYFEPLTLEDVLEIVHAEQQAGPVAGVVVQLGGQTPLGLAQALKDNGVPIVGTSPEAIDLAEERGAFGRVLTEAGLPAPKYGTAFSFEEAKSIAAEIGYPVMVRPSYVLGGRGMEIVYDEPSLAGYLERHAGLISEHPVLIDRFLDDAIEIDVDALYDGHELYLGGVMEHIEEAGIHSGDSACALPPITLGGHDIKRLRTSTEAIAKGVGVRGLINIQFAMAGDILYVLEANPRASRTVPFTSKATAVPLAKAAARISLGATIAELRAEGMLPAEGDGGTLPLDAPISVKEAVMPWTRFRDPSGRGVDTVLGPEMRSTGEVMGIDDVFGTAYAKSQAGAYGALPTGGRAFVSVANRDKRSMIFPARELVAHGFELLATSGTAEVLRRNGIKTTVVRKLSEGEGPNGEKTIVQLIHDGEVDLIVNTPYGTGGRLDGYEIRTAAVSRGVPCLTTVQALAAAVQGIEALTRGDVGVRSLQEHASRLTAAREA, from the coding sequence GTGCCTAAGCGCACCGACATCCAGTCCGTTCTGGTCATCGGCTCCGGCCCGATCGTCATCGGTCAGGCGGCCGAGTTCGACTACTCCGGCACCCAGGCGTGCCGGGTCCTCAAGGCCGAGGGCCTGCGGGTCATCCTGGTCAACTCCAACCCCGCCACGATCATGACCGACCCGGAGATCGCCGACGCCACCTACGTCGAGCCGATCACCCCCGAGTTCGTCGAGCGGATCATCGCCAAGGAGCGGCCCGACGCCCTGCTGCCCACCCTGGGCGGCCAGACCGCGCTCAACACCGCGATCTCGCTGCACGAGGCGGGCACGCTGGAGAAGTACGACGTCGAGCTGATCGGCGCCAATGTGGAGGCGATCCACAAGGGCGAGGACCGCGAGCAGTTCAAGGCCGTCGTCGAGGCCGTGCACGCCCGGATCGGGCACGGCGAGTCCGCCCGCTCGGTCATCTGCCACACCATGGACGAGGTGCTCGCCGGCGTCGAGACGCTCGGCGGCTACCCGGTCGTCGTCCGCCCCTCCTTCACCATGGGCGGCGCCGGCTCCGGCTTCGCCCACGACGAGGACGAGCTGCGCCGCATCGCCGGCCAGGGCCTCGCGCTCTCCCCGACCACCGAGGTGCTCCTGGAGGAGTCCATCCTCGGCTGGAAGGAGTACGAGCTGGAGCTGATGCGCGACAAGAACGACAACGTCGTGGTCGTCTGCTCCATCGAGAACTTCGACCCGATGGGCGTGCACACCGGCGACTCGATCACCGTCGCCCCGGCGATGACCCTCACCGACCGCGAGTACCAGGTGCTGCGCGACATCGGCATCGAGGTCATCCGCGAGGTCGGCGTGGACACCGGCGGCTGCAACATCCAGTTCGCGGTCAACCCCGAGGACGGCCGGGTCATCGTCATCGAGATGAACCCGCGCGTCTCCCGCTCCTCCGCGCTCGCGTCCAAGGCCACCGGCTTCCCGATCGCGAAGATCGCGGCCCGGCTCGCCGTCGGCTACACGCTGGACGAGATCCCCAACGACATCACCGAGCAGACCCCGGCCTCCTTCGAGCCGACGCTCGACTACGTCGTGGTCAAGGCCCCGCGCTTCGCCTTCGAGAAGTTCCCGGCCGCCGACGCCACCCTCACCACCACCATGAAGTCGGTGGGCGAGGCCATGGCCATCGGCCGGAACTTCACCGAGGCGCTGCAGAAGGCGCTGCGCTCGCTGGAGAAGAAGGGCTCGCAGTTCGACTTCGTCTCGGCGCCCGGCGACAAGACCGCGCTGCTGGCGAAGGCGGCCGTCCCCACGGACGGGCGGATCAACACCGTCATGGCCGCCATCCGGGCCGGTGCCACCCAGGCCGAGGTCTTCGCGGCCACCCGGATCGACCCCTGGTTCGTCGACCAGCTCTTCCTGCTGCACGAGGTCGCCCAGGAGCTGGCCGAGGCCGGGACGCTGGAGCCGGAGCTGCTGGCCGAGGCCAAGCGGCACGGCTTCTCCGACGTCCAGATCGCGGCGATCCGCGGGACCGACGAGAAGGTGGTCCGCGAGGTCCGGCACTCGCTGGGCGTCCGCCCGGTGTACAAGACGGTGGACACCTGCGCCGCCGAGTTCGCCGCGAAGACCCCGTACTTCTACTCCTCGTACGACGAGGAGACCGAGGTCGCGCCGCGCGAGAAGCCCGCGGTGATCATCCTGGGCTCCGGCCCGAACCGCATCGGCCAGGGCATCGAGTTCGACTACTCCTGCGTCCACGCCTCCTTCGCGCTGAGCGACGCCGGCTACGAGACCGTGATGGTCAACTGCAACCCGGAGACCGTCTCCACCGACTACGACACCTCCGACCGGCTCTACTTCGAGCCGCTCACCCTGGAGGACGTGCTGGAGATCGTGCACGCCGAGCAGCAGGCGGGCCCGGTCGCGGGCGTCGTCGTCCAGCTCGGCGGGCAGACGCCGCTGGGCCTGGCGCAGGCCCTCAAGGACAACGGCGTGCCGATCGTCGGCACCTCGCCGGAGGCCATCGACCTGGCCGAGGAGCGCGGCGCCTTCGGCCGCGTCCTCACCGAGGCCGGGCTGCCGGCGCCCAAGTACGGCACGGCCTTCTCCTTCGAGGAGGCGAAGTCCATCGCCGCCGAGATCGGCTACCCGGTCATGGTCCGGCCGTCCTACGTGCTCGGCGGGCGCGGCATGGAGATCGTCTACGACGAGCCCTCGCTGGCCGGCTACCTGGAGCGGCACGCGGGCCTGATCTCCGAGCACCCGGTGCTGATCGACCGGTTCCTGGACGACGCCATAGAGATCGACGTGGACGCGCTCTACGACGGCCACGAGCTCTACCTCGGCGGCGTCATGGAGCACATCGAGGAGGCCGGCATCCACTCCGGCGACTCGGCCTGCGCGCTGCCCCCGATCACCCTGGGCGGCCACGACATCAAGCGGCTGCGCACCTCGACCGAGGCGATCGCCAAGGGCGTGGGCGTCCGCGGTCTGATCAACATCCAGTTCGCGATGGCCGGGGACATCCTCTACGTCCTGGAGGCCAACCCGCGCGCCTCGCGCACCGTCCCCTTCACCTCGAAGGCGACCGCGGTGCCGCTGGCCAAGGCCGCCGCGCGGATCTCGCTGGGCGCCACCATCGCCGAGCTGCGCGCCGAGGGCATGCTCCCGGCGGAGGGCGACGGCGGCACCCTGCCGCTGGACGCGCCGATCTCCGTCAAGGAGGCCGTGATGCCGTGGACGCGGTTCCGCGACCCCTCCGGCCGCGGCGTGGACACCGTCCTGGGCCCGGAGATGCGGTCCACGGGCGAGGTCATGGGCATCGACGACGTCTTCGGCACGGCGTACGCCAAGTCGCAGGCGGGCGCGTACGGCGCGCTGCCCACCGGGGGCCGGGCGTTCGTGTCGGTCGCCAACCGGGACAAGCGCTCGATGATCTTCCCGGCCCGGGAGCTGGTCGCCCACGGCTTCGAGCTGCTGGCCACCTCCGGCACCGCCGAGGTGCTGCGGCGGAACGGCATCAAGACGACCGTCGTCCGCAAGCTGAGCGAGGGCGAGGGCCCGAACGGCGAGAAGACGATCGTCCAGCTGATCCACGACGGCGAGGTCGACCTGATCGTCAACACCCCCTACGGCACCGGCGGGCGGCTCGACGGCTACGAGATCCGTACCGCCGCCGTCTCCCGCGGGGTGCCCTGCCTGACCACGGTCCAGGCGCTGGCCGCGGCCGTCCAGGGCATCGAGGCGCTGACCCGCGGTGACGTGGGCGTGCGCTCGCTCCAGGAGCACGCGAGCCGGCTGACCGCCGCCCGCGAGGCGTAG
- the carA gene encoding glutamine-hydrolyzing carbamoyl-phosphate synthase small subunit: protein MTTSHPGNPSQRKGALPAVLVLEDGRVFRGRAYGAVGTTFGEAVFSTGMTGYQETLTDPSYHRQVVVMTAPHVGNTGVNDEDPESSRIWVAGYVVRDPARTPSNWRSRRSLDEELERQGVVGISGIDTRALTRHLRERGAMRVGIFSGATLPGEAAMLEQVRQAPEMAGADLSAEVATKETYVVPAIGAKKYTVAAIDLGIKGMTPHRMAERGIEVHVLPATATVEDVYAVNPDGVFFSNGPGDPATADHPVAVMRAVLERKTPLFGICFGNQILGRALGFGTYKLKYGHRGINQPVQDRTTGKVEVTAHNHGFAVDAPLDGPADTPYGRVEVSHVCLNDDVVEGLRLLDRPAFSVQYHPEAAAGPHDAAYLFDRFVSLMEGQRA, encoded by the coding sequence ATGACGACCTCGCACCCGGGGAACCCCTCGCAGAGGAAAGGGGCGCTTCCCGCCGTACTCGTCCTGGAGGACGGCCGCGTCTTCCGGGGCCGGGCCTACGGGGCCGTGGGCACCACCTTCGGCGAGGCCGTGTTCTCCACCGGTATGACCGGCTACCAGGAGACCCTCACCGACCCCTCGTACCACCGCCAGGTGGTCGTGATGACCGCCCCGCACGTGGGCAACACCGGCGTCAACGACGAGGACCCGGAGTCGTCCCGCATCTGGGTGGCCGGCTACGTGGTCCGCGACCCCGCCCGGACCCCGTCGAACTGGCGCTCCCGCCGCTCCCTCGACGAGGAACTGGAGCGCCAGGGCGTCGTCGGCATCAGCGGCATCGACACCCGCGCCCTCACCCGCCACCTGCGCGAGCGCGGTGCCATGCGGGTCGGCATCTTCTCCGGCGCGACCCTGCCGGGCGAGGCCGCCATGCTGGAGCAGGTGCGGCAGGCCCCCGAGATGGCGGGCGCGGACCTCTCCGCCGAGGTCGCCACCAAGGAGACCTACGTCGTCCCGGCGATCGGCGCGAAGAAGTACACCGTCGCCGCCATCGACCTGGGCATCAAGGGCATGACCCCGCACCGGATGGCCGAGCGCGGCATAGAGGTCCACGTCCTGCCCGCCACGGCGACCGTCGAGGACGTCTACGCGGTGAACCCGGACGGCGTGTTCTTCTCCAACGGCCCGGGCGACCCGGCCACCGCCGACCACCCGGTCGCGGTGATGCGGGCGGTGCTGGAGCGGAAGACCCCGCTCTTCGGCATCTGCTTCGGCAACCAGATCCTCGGCCGCGCGCTGGGCTTCGGCACCTACAAGCTGAAGTACGGCCACCGCGGCATCAACCAGCCCGTGCAGGACCGGACGACCGGCAAGGTCGAGGTCACCGCGCACAACCACGGCTTCGCCGTCGACGCCCCGCTCGACGGGCCCGCCGACACCCCCTACGGCCGCGTCGAGGTCTCCCACGTCTGCCTCAACGACGACGTGGTCGAGGGGCTCCGGCTGCTCGACCGGCCGGCCTTCAGCGTCCAGTACCACCCCGAAGCCGCAGCCGGCCCGCACGACGCGGCCTACCTGTTCGACCGCTTCGTCTCCCTGATGGAGGGCCAGCGTGCCTAA
- a CDS encoding dihydroorotase encodes MPQILIRGAKVLGGPAQDVLIDGETIARVGNGIEADGATVIEADGKVLLPGLVDLHTHLREPGREDSETVLTGTRAAAVGGYTAVHAMANTFPVADTAGVVEQVWRLGKESGYCDVQPVGAVTVGLEGKKLAELGAMHDSAAGVRVFSDDGKCVDDAVIMRRALEYVKAFDGVVAQHAQEPRLTEGAQMNEGVVSAELGLGGWPAVAEESIIARDVLLAAHVGSRLHVCHLSTAGSVEIVRWAKSKGWNVTAEVTPHHLLLTDELVRSYNPVYKVNPPLRTEADVMALREALADGTIDCVATDHAPHPHEDKDCEWGAAAMGMVGLETALSVVQHTMVETGLLDWAGVADRMSFTPARIGRLAGHGRPVAAGEPANLTLVDSAYRGVVDPAGFASRSRNTPYEGRELPGRVTHTFLRGRATVADGKLTGI; translated from the coding sequence ATGCCCCAGATCCTTATCCGCGGTGCCAAGGTGCTCGGCGGCCCCGCCCAGGACGTCCTGATCGACGGCGAGACCATCGCCCGGGTCGGCAACGGCATCGAGGCCGACGGCGCCACCGTGATCGAGGCGGACGGCAAGGTCCTGCTGCCCGGCCTGGTCGACCTCCACACCCACCTGCGCGAGCCCGGTCGCGAGGACTCCGAGACCGTCCTCACCGGCACCCGCGCCGCGGCCGTCGGCGGCTACACCGCCGTGCACGCCATGGCCAACACCTTCCCGGTCGCCGACACCGCCGGCGTCGTCGAGCAGGTCTGGCGGCTCGGCAAGGAGTCCGGCTACTGCGACGTGCAGCCCGTCGGCGCCGTCACCGTCGGCCTGGAGGGCAAGAAGCTCGCCGAGCTCGGCGCCATGCACGACTCCGCCGCCGGCGTCCGGGTCTTCTCCGACGACGGCAAGTGCGTGGACGACGCCGTGATCATGCGGCGCGCCCTGGAGTACGTGAAGGCGTTCGACGGCGTCGTCGCCCAGCACGCCCAGGAGCCGCGGCTCACCGAGGGCGCCCAGATGAACGAGGGCGTCGTCTCCGCCGAGCTGGGCCTGGGCGGCTGGCCGGCCGTCGCCGAGGAGTCGATCATCGCCCGCGACGTGCTGCTCGCCGCGCACGTCGGCTCCCGCCTGCACGTCTGCCACCTCTCGACGGCCGGCTCGGTGGAGATCGTCCGCTGGGCCAAGTCCAAGGGCTGGAACGTCACCGCCGAGGTCACCCCGCACCACCTGCTCCTCACCGACGAGCTGGTCCGCTCGTACAACCCGGTCTACAAGGTGAACCCGCCGCTGCGCACCGAGGCCGACGTGATGGCCCTGCGCGAGGCGCTCGCCGACGGGACGATCGACTGCGTGGCCACCGACCACGCCCCGCACCCGCACGAGGACAAGGACTGCGAGTGGGGCGCCGCCGCCATGGGCATGGTGGGCCTGGAGACCGCCCTCTCGGTCGTCCAGCACACCATGGTCGAGACCGGCCTGCTGGACTGGGCGGGCGTCGCCGACCGGATGTCCTTCACCCCGGCCCGCATCGGCCGCCTCGCCGGACACGGCCGACCCGTGGCCGCCGGTGAGCCCGCCAACCTCACCCTGGTCGATTCCGCTTACCGTGGTGTCGTGGACCCCGCGGGCTTCGCCTCCCGCAGCCGCAACACCCCTTACGAGGGCCGCGAGCTGCCGGGGCGCGTCACCCACACCTTCCTGCGGGGCCGGGCGACGGTCGCCGACGGGAAGCTGACGGGAATCTGA